A window of Mustela erminea isolate mMusErm1 chromosome 19, mMusErm1.Pri, whole genome shotgun sequence genomic DNA:
GTGGTAATGAATGCAGAGACCATAgagtttcttaattttagccCTACTGAAATTTCGAGCCAGACCATTCTTTGCTGTGGGGTTGTCCTGCATGTTGTAGATGTTTAGCACATCTCTGGGTTCTGCCCATTAGATGCCAGGAGCACCCCCTTGTTGGCACAAATATCTCCCAACATTGCCCAGTGTCCCATGAATGGCAAGTCACTCCTGCTGAGAACCACTAAGACTCTGTGCTGTTTTGCCCACTGAATCCCTAgcagcataaaataaataaaaaatagaaaaggcagaataaagacagtctcttcaacaaatggttttgggaaaactggacagctacatgcagaaaaatgaaactggaccatttccttacaccacacacaaaaatagactcaaaatggatgaaggacctcaatgtgagaaaggaatccacaaaatccttggggagagcacaggcagcaacctcttcgacctcagccgcagcaacatcttcctaggaacttcgccaaaggcaagggaagcaagggcaaaaatgaactattgggatttcatcaagatcaaaagcttttgcacagcaaaggaaacagttaccaaaatcaaaagacaactgacagaatgggagaagatatttgcaaacgacatatcagataaaggactagtgtccagaatctataaagaacttagcaaactcaacacccaaagaacaaataatccaatcaagaaatgggcagaggacatgaacagacatttctgcaaagaagacatccaggtggccaacagacacatgaaaaagtgctccatatcactcggcatcagggaaatacaaatcaaaaccacaatgagatatcacctcacaccagtcagaatggctaaaatcaacaagtcaggaaatgacagatgctggcgaggatgcggagaaaggggaaccctcctacactgttggtgggaatgcaagctggtgcaaccactctggttTAACCTTTTAAAACCTAACCGTGACCTGACAGGTGGCTCCATCATGATTTGCTTCTGTGCCGACATACCTTACTCAGACTCCTTTCTCAGACCTGCTCCACACACTATTTATTACTCACCATTGCATCGCTGACACGTTCTTATTCATGTCTTTAAAACTGTGCTCTCTGGAATAGTTCCCGAGTTCCCACCAGCTCTCCTTCTGATACGCATGTACCTATGTTTTCCACATGCTGAGTTTCAAATATGCCCATAGCAGATACATAGAAATATCCAGATGCTTGGCCGAATTTTGTCATAATAATTCAATGCAACGTTGGATTTGCCCACTAAGAACAATTTCAGTTCTTTGTATTCTGAGCACCTGATTGGTCAGAGGCTTCTTGAGCATTCAAATACTgctagcacattttaaaaaaaaaaaagcctgggaaTCATTGTTACAGGAGTAGTGTCTACTTACATCACTTTCTGGAGATGACAGGTGACATGGGTAATTTGCTCACAAAGAATCCTCACTGAAGAGTGACATAGGAAGCTTGGCTCACATCGAAGAAATGCAGGTTCTTGTTTGAACTGAACACAGAGCAGAGATGGAccgagagatggagagagaaatggtCGTGCTGTGACCTAGAAGGAAGGGGTGGGCCAGAGCATCTACAGAAAAGCATGTATGGGAAAAGTAACAAGAATTGGTACACTATTCCTCGAAGGAAatcaccaacaaaatgaaaaggcagcatacagaatgggaggaaatatttgcaaatcatacatctgacaagggttagcatccaaaacatataaagaattcatacaacccAATTTTAGAAATTGATTGAAAaggggcagaggaactgaatagaacAGGGCATGAGGCTGAAGCCAGGGCACTAACAGAGTGAACAGGGCAGGTCCTTACCAGTCAGCCTGAGCCTCTTATCCCTTCAGTATCATTCTCCAGGAACGTCTCCTTTGCCACCCGCAGCCACATTTTCTGCAGGCGGTCACAATGCTTGAGGCAGAAGGATGCGTGCACCAGGTCCAAGGTATCTTCCAAATGCAGGGACACTTCTGTGACCTGGGTCATGGCCTCCTTCACAAGCTCCTCCTCCTGGGGTTCGTAGAGACAATACAAGGCCTCCTTCGTGTCTGTCATCGAGGAGAAGGGTCTGTGTTCAGGGGGCCCCACTATGCATTCCAGTAGCTCCTGCTTGACCTCCGTAGACACCGGGCAGACAAAGGTTGTCCCCAACTCCCTGGCCCTGGTTTCATTGGAAAGGCAGAACAGAAAGCACCCCACAGGAGCCAGGTAGGGGTTCTTGAAGACCTCTTCCTTGGAGAGCAGCTTCTGCACACCCCCAGTGTGCCAGATGGGGCTCCCTGCATCTTGGCGGCCCTCGTTCCCCAGGATGCAAAGCACAGGGTCCAGGAAGTGCTGGACGCTCAGGTGGACGAAGCGGTAGCAGCCCCCAGTGTCTCTGTCCTTCTGAAGGATGCCCCAGTCCAGGAAGGGTGCAGGTCAGACTCATGCATGCCCAACCAGTGCAGGTTGTGTCCATCGAACGCTGAGGTCTACGCCCATGTGCCCTCGGTGGCCAGCAGGCACAGGGCTTGCAGGGCAGCCACGAGGCATGGACCCGGGCCTTGGCCCCACACAGGTGCAAACCGGCTGCAGAGGAAGTGCAGCAGCAGAGATGTGGTGGTCCGGCAGGTGAGCCAGGGGTCCGCGCCCTCGGCCATCTGCAGCCTCAGGCAGGTACATGCCATCCAGCACACGGCAGGCACCGCGCCCATGCGGAACAGGAACAGCGCCGTGTTGCTTCTCATCAGCTGGAAAGCACACAGGGCCTGAGTCTCCTCTCTGAAGTGTCGCAGGAAATACGCCCTCCTGTCGTGCTCGGAGAGCCCCTCCATCTCCACCAAGAGCGGCTGCTCCACCAGGAGCCGCAGTTCCCTCAGGGCCTTGGGCTGGGTGGTGACCAGCAGGGTGGCCGTGCTGGTTTGTCTTCACCAAGCTGCCCAGGAACACCGGCGCAGGCCTCCACGTGCTCCAGTTGCCCCCCAGGTCGTATGCCAGCGCGCCTGTGCCCCAGGGCACGTTCAGCTCCCCGAAAGCGTCAATGACCAGTAGGAGCTTGTGTGCCTGGGCCGGGAGCTGTGGAAGGATGCACTGCAGGTCTGGGGCGATCTTGGCCAGCAGCTCTGCGAAGGAGCAAGTCTCCTTGCAGCTGAGCACCTTGCCGCTGAGATAGAAGGCAACATGGCGGGTCTGCTTGAGGCTGTCCTGAGTCCAGTCCAGCATGCACTTCTTGGCCAGAGGGGTCTGCCCCATGCCCACAGGACCATGCAGCACCACCGTGTGTGGCATTAGCTGCGTGGGTGTTTGGGGATTCAAAAAACATATGAACTTTTCTGGAAGATATGGCTTCTCTGGGTGGTGTTGTAGTGAAACTCATTCCCCTCTCCTGGCCAAAAGGTCTTCTGGTTAGAAGATTCCTCTCCTGCCTTTCTATCTCACTCCTCTTCACCAGTAGTGATATGGGATGGGACAAAGTGGGAGTGCCACTGATTATACTGACCTTGAAAATACACTTTGTAAAGGGCCAGAAATGAGAAACACCAAGAACAGGAAGTTATCTTGCACACTATCAAACACCAGCCTAAGACAGTGCTGACCCACCTGGCTTTTCTAACCGGGAAGTCCCCTTTGGCTTCCCCCAGCTTCCAGTCATCCAATCTTTTTCCACTTGTGCACTTTGGAAAATAACCCACAGGGGAAAGCTTGACCTACAGGGTTATCTGTACTTTGTAAATCATACTATTGTAGATTAAGAGAACTTGAAATATCTTcagtctatttcatttttatcatggtaaagatatgcataaaatatttaaccagtttaaagtgtacaattcactGACCTTGGaaacattcacagtgttgtgcaccCACAACCTGTGTCTTGTTCCAGACCATTTCCATCACCCACAAAGATACCCAGACACATGAAGTAGTCACTGCCCATTCCCCCTTACCTGGGCTCTGCattctgtttctgtagatttaTCTACTTATTAGGTTTCAAGTTTATGTGGAAATGCAAAGATATAAAGCCACTGTCAGAGAAACAAGagttggaaggggtggggggtggaaagctgggtgagcctcgtggtgggtattatggagggcacatattgcatggagcactgggtgtggtgcataaacaatgaatcttggaacactgaaaaaaatcaagtttaaaaaaaacaataacaaaaaataccaataacagaaataaataagtaaataaaataaatggggagCTTAGGTttatccaaaaaagaaagaaaaaggcatgaaagCTAAAAGGACAGTAGCAAGCTACAAGCTAGGAGGCTATGCactcaaaatacatatattttgaaatatatatatatttttaatttattttttatttattttcagcataacagtattcattatttttgcaccacacccagtgctgcatgcaatccatgccctctataatactcaccacctggtacctgaCCTCCCATCCCATGCCCCTTcataaccctcagattgtttttcagagtccatagtctctcgtgattcacctccccttccaatttcccccaatttccttttcctctctaactccccatgtcctcctatttgttatgctccacaaataagtgaaaccatatgataattgactctctctgcttgacttatttcactcagcataatcttttcaagtcccgtccatgttgctacaaaagttgggtattcgttctttctgatggaggcataatactccatagtatatatggaccacattttccttatccatttgtccgttgaagggcatcttggttctttccacagtttggcgaccatggccattgccgctatgaacattggggtacagatgacccttcttttcactacatctgtatctttggggtaaatacccaggagtgcaatttcagggtcatagggaagttctctttttaatttcttgaggaatctccacaccgttctccaaagaggctgcaccaacttgcattcccaccaacagtgaaagagggttcccctttctccacaccccctccaacacatgttgtttcctgtcttgctaactttggccattctaactggtgtaaggtgatatctcaatgtggttttaatttgaatctccctgaaggctagtgatgatgaacattttttcgtgtggctgatagccatttgtatgtcttcattggagaagtgtctgttcatatcttctgcccatctaaaaaaaatgttttatttatttatttgacagacagagatcacaagtaggcattgaggcaggcagagagaaagaggaggaagcaggcaacctgctgagcagagagccccacacggggcttgatcccaggaccctgggatcatgacctgagctgaaggcagagactttaacccactgagacacccaggcaccccatctgcccattttttgatatgattgtctgttttgtgtgtgttgagtttgaggagttctttataggtcctggatatcaaccttttgtctgtactgtcatttgtaaatatcttctcccattctgtgagttgcctctgttttgttgactgtttcctttgctgtgcagaagcttttgatcttgatgaagtcccaaaagtttatttttgcttttgtttcctttgcctatggagaaatatcatcctcaatgggaaaaagcttgcagcctttccATTAAGATCAGGAGcatgacaaggatgtctactctcatcactcttgttcaacatagtagtaaaagtcttagcaacagcaatcagacaacaaagagaaataaaaggtatccaaattggcagtgaagaagtcaaactctcttcgcagacgacatgattctttatatggaatacccaaaagactccacccccaaactactagaactcatacagcaattcagcaacgtggcaggatacaaagtcaatgtacagaaatcagtggctatcttatacactaacaatgaaaatacagaaagggaaattagagaattgattccatttactataacaccaagaaccataagatacctgggaataaacctaaccaaagagataaaggatctgtacactcatgaaagaaattgaagaagacacaaaaagatggaagaccattccatgctcttggatcggaataataaacgttgttaaaatgtctatactgcctagaacaatctatacttttaatgccattctgatcaaaattccaccggtattcttcaaagagctggagaaaataatccaaaaatttgtatggaatcagaagagaccccgaatcactaaagaaatgttgaaaaacaaaaataaaatgggggggcatcacgttacctgattttaagctttactacaaagctgtgatcaccaagacagcatggtactggcataaaaacagacacatagaccagtggaacagagtagagagcccatatctGACCCTCAAAtgtatgggcaaataatctttgacaaaaaaggaaaaaatatacagtggtagaaagacagtctcttcaataaatggtgctgggaatactgggcagctatatgtagaagaatgaaactcgaccattctcttacaccgtacacaaagataaactcaaaatggataaaagacctcaatgtgagacaggaatccatcagaatcctagaggagaacataggcagtaatctcttcaatatcatccacagcaacttctttcatgaaATAGATATTTTCAGAAGGAATGTAACACATGTAAGGAACTGCAGCGAGTGtgtgttaaaacaaaataaaactccatggaagaaatcagaaaattggAAAAAGCACCTCAAAAAAGGGGAATGACCAATGAGCACACAGAAAAGGCATTCAACCCCTTTAGAAtggagggaaatgcaaattaggaGCCTAatgataaggggcgcctgggcggttCACCCATTGATTGTctaccttcagctgaggtcatgatcccaggatcctgggattgaacttccctgctcagccaggagcctgcttctccctctgccttgttactccccctgcttgtgtgctctctctctctttctctgtcaagtaaataaaatcttttttaaaaattatgatggttatatgatttctgttttgtgtgtgttgagtttcaggagttctttatagatcctggatatcaatcttttgtctgtactgtcatttgcaaatatcttctcccattctgtgggttgcctctttgttttgttgactgtttcctttgctgtgcagaagtttttgatcttgatgaagtcccaaaagttcattttcacttttgtttcaactttggagacatatcttgaaagaagttgctgtggctgatatcgaagaggttactgcctatgttctcgcctaggattctgatggattcctgtctcatgttgaggccttttatccattttgagtttatctttgtgtatggtgttagagaATGGccaagcttcattcttctacatatagctgtcctgttttcccagcaccatttattgaagaggctgtcttttttccactgtatattttttcctgttttgttgaagattatttgaccatagagttgagtcaattattttacttatttgtggagcataacaaatagaatggaggacaagtggagttagagaggagaagaaagttgagggaaattggaaggggaggtgaaccatgagagactatggactctgaaaaacaatctgagggttttgaatgggcagagggtgggaggttgggggaaccaggtggtgggtattggagagagcatggattgcatggaccactgggtgttgtgcaaaaacaatgaatactgttatgctgaaaataaagtaaaatttttttaaatctgaatataaagagaagaaattgaagacataaaGGAAAACTGTTACATTACAAGCAAATGTTAATATAATAATCTGTCCAAAAAATGGAAGGATATCATTTATAAACacatacagaagaaaacaaaataaaatgtattctacaATATCCAGGGCATATATCCATGAATATTAGAAAATCCATATAAAGTCgaatagaaatacaattttataggcttaataaaaaattatccttATGTAAATACAAAAATCTATTCACAAAATTCAAGATCTATTGCTAATAAAAATGCTACTGAAATTTTggaatagaaatgtattttcctcaATATCAAAAAATCTTTGTTATTcctgataaaataagaaaaatatatacacccTAAATT
This region includes:
- the LOC116580084 gene encoding LOW QUALITY PROTEIN: NACHT, LRR and PYD domains-containing protein 7-like (The sequence of the model RefSeq protein was modified relative to this genomic sequence to represent the inferred CDS: inserted 4 bases in 3 codons; substituted 1 base at 1 genomic stop codon), which gives rise to MGSDYFMCLGIFVGDGNGLEQDTEKPYLPEKFICFLNPQTPTQLMPHTVVLHGPVGMGQTPLAKKCMLDWTQDSLKQTRHVAFYLSGKVLSCKETCSFAELLAKIAPDLQCILPQLPAQAHKLLLVIDAFGELNVPWGTGALAYDLGGNWSTWRPAPVFLGSLVKTNQXTATLLVTTQPKALRELRLLVEQPLLVEMEGLSEHDRRAYFLRHFREETQALCAFQLMRSNTALFLFRMGAVPAVCWMACTCLRLQMAEGADPWLTCRTTTSLLLHFLCSRFAPVWGQGPGPCLVAALQALCLLATEGTWAXTSAFDGHNLHWLGMHESDLXPFLDWGILQKDRDTGGCYRFVHLSVQHFLDPVLCILGNEGRQDAGSPIWHTGGVQKLLSKEEVFKNPYLAPVGCFLFCLSNETRARELGTTFVCPVSTEVKQELLECIVGPPEHRPFSSMTDTKEALYCLYEPQEEELVKEAMTQVTEVSLHLEDTLDLVHASFCLKHCDRLQKMWLRVAKETFLENDTEALPSRSQHDHFSLHLSVHLCSVFSSNKNLHFFDVXPSFLCHSSVRILCEQITHVTCHLQKVM